One window from the genome of Crassostrea angulata isolate pt1a10 chromosome 2, ASM2561291v2, whole genome shotgun sequence encodes:
- the LOC128174175 gene encoding uncharacterized protein LOC128174175, which yields MYDDEKPASKEDISQLMAPLDGIRNNLISITNELSETRQNITKGLQTLSKEVSEIRIETRNKTAEKKATPPTRKTNPCYICKELGHWAPKCPQKQDPAKKEQDPQKQDSTKKSKDKDPWYICHNLGHWASECTDKEKNPPSGNKEKPSNPKKQSLKRENVIPNNSEPPKKKAKLAVPKKK from the coding sequence ATGTATGACGATGAAAAACCAGCTAGTAAAGAAGATATCTCTCAACTCATGGCCCCTTTGGACGGAATTCGAAACAATCTGATATCCATCACCAATGAATTGAGTGAAACCAGACAAAATATCACCAAAGGTCTACAGACTCTAAGCAAAGAAGTAAGTGAAATCAGAATTGAGACCAGGAATAAGACAGCTGAAAAAAAAGCAACACCGCCGACCAGGAAAACAAATCCCTGTTATATCTGTAAAGAACTAGGACATTGGGCCCCTAAATGTCCACAAAAGCAGGATCCAGCCAAAAAAGAGCAAGATCCACAAAAGCAGGATTCTACTAAAAAAAGCAAAGACAAAGATCCGTGGTATATTTGTCATAACCTGGGACACTGGGCTTCCGAATGCActgacaaagaaaaaaatccaccCAGCGGTAACAAGGAAAAACCATCAAACCCGAAGAAACAGAGTCTGAAAAGAGAAAATGTCATCCCCAACAACAGTGAACCTCCTAAGAAAAAGGCAAAGCTGGCTGTCCCCAAGAAAAAGTGA